The Methanomassiliicoccales archaeon genome has a segment encoding these proteins:
- the hypE gene encoding hydrogenase expression/formation protein HypE has product MKRVTMGHGAGGEMMQELIARSITPFYPKIRTEVPLDSLDDAAVVDDIVFTTDGHTVKPLFFPGGDIGSLAVSGTVNDIAVMGGKPLALSMSMILEEGLEIEVLERVVKSVGRYSEIAGVPVVTGDTKVMEKGAIDRMVISAAAIGKRHPSMDHNVKVASDYRKIDSRWLTDDNVRDGDVIMASGTLGDHGIALLSFREGYGFESKVQSDCAPLNHMIGKLLEVGGITSMKDATRGGFANAINEWSSKSKVGIELVEKDIPISEAVRNASEMLGLDPLTIGNEGKVIIACVPEMAEDILKALRVDEHGRNAAIVGRASNAVKHVMMRTEVGGRRILEPPVGDPVPRIC; this is encoded by the coding sequence ATGAAGCGGGTCACCATGGGCCACGGGGCTGGCGGGGAGATGATGCAGGAGCTCATCGCCAGATCGATCACGCCCTTCTATCCCAAGATAAGGACCGAGGTCCCTCTGGACTCCTTGGACGACGCAGCCGTGGTCGACGACATCGTGTTCACCACGGATGGGCATACGGTCAAGCCCCTTTTCTTCCCCGGCGGGGACATCGGATCCCTGGCGGTCAGCGGCACGGTCAACGATATCGCGGTCATGGGCGGGAAGCCCCTGGCGCTGTCCATGTCCATGATCCTAGAGGAAGGGTTGGAAATCGAGGTCCTGGAAAGGGTGGTCAAGAGCGTGGGTCGCTATTCGGAGATCGCTGGCGTCCCGGTGGTCACCGGCGACACCAAGGTAATGGAGAAGGGCGCCATCGACAGGATGGTCATATCCGCCGCGGCGATAGGCAAGCGCCACCCGTCCATGGATCACAATGTGAAGGTCGCCTCCGATTATCGTAAGATAGATTCACGCTGGCTCACGGACGACAACGTGCGGGACGGGGACGTGATAATGGCCTCCGGGACCCTGGGGGACCATGGCATCGCCCTGCTCTCCTTCCGCGAGGGATACGGATTCGAGAGCAAGGTGCAGAGCGACTGCGCCCCCCTGAACCACATGATCGGGAAGCTGCTGGAGGTGGGTGGAATAACCTCCATGAAGGACGCCACTCGCGGCGGCTTCGCCAACGCCATCAACGAATGGAGCTCCAAGTCCAAGGTGGGCATCGAGCTGGTGGAGAAGGACATTCCTATTTCAGAGGCGGTGCGCAACGCCAGCGAAATGCTTGGTCTGGATCCCCTGACCATCGGCAACGAAGGAAAGGTCATCATCGCCTGCGTCCCGGAAATGGCGGAGGATATTTTGAAAGCTCTTCGTGTCGACGAGCACGGACGAAACGCGGCCATCGTTGGCCGGGCCAGCAACGCCGTCAAGCATGTCATGATGCGCACCGAGGTCGGTGGCCGGCGCATACTGGAACCTCCCGTCGGTGATCCGGTCCCTCGCATCTGCTGA
- a CDS encoding MMPL family transporter codes for MVFDKLANIVTKRYKLIIVIWVIALLASVPAMMSLNDVVSYSSNMASGEDTSESGLAANIIAENFQSSVSNSTLIIVLQSDDMTGTDARDYVIELQQNLESADLPYLESTSSIYSYAGQIIYMTVTTLGPEMYSAETQVNQSAFLLWGIPALHVQNWAGYYATDSNETNASAYAYSATMGTLSSYLVGADANTSALTYGYYGAFAATWNYTASNISLVTDPAVRGAYCVGSVAPTFINSLPLEESSKQVMTSVLGSFNMGNFNNQTVVHAFTLGMITNMAGVSNMTFLQEVYDLGPTYNPIDVYFYVLSLLSTGTLDTYPVAMPDQLISGFISPNNRTMLMMLSFSVSASFISEDGSFSTTDVVPEVRDILDEAKEDTGYEVTTYVTGEAAISADMKEDSGKDMSLIEPITIIVILVLMGYLFRTVVGQFLPLGAVGVTIGVSEAMVFILASTIFDVNYMISTILFALLMGVGTDYSIFIVTRYREERIKGANREEAVHTSLTWAGESVATSASTVIIAFLAMATAKFAFVQTMGLVMAGAIIIALLVALTLIPSILMLVGNKIFWPTTGKRWEKYATKFMEKKKAGNHGYFHKAATFSVNHAKVVLIAAILVTVPTTYLFVTTETSFDFIGAMGDSESIGGMRTLTDDFGAGSITPTQIVVTGETVIYDGTTFNYAYLDALNNVTATIAAQSEVQKVTGITYPYGEPIDYRNLTYLPDEERAQVMSSMLSCMGKDNKSMLLTVILVDQPQSAGSVKFMHELRGEMADAKDQEPLLADSQILVGGTTAALYDTSQSTSAQFTNIEILVIIGIFVVLMIVLGSILLPTFAVISIAMSITWAFALTNFVFGTLMGLPVLWLIPLILFVMLMGIGIDYNVFILTRIREEYHKGKDTKQAVVDAVDWTGGIITALALIMVGAFGSMMLSSNAMLQEFGFALSVAVLLDAMIVRTYIVPAGLAVMGKKAWWAPGRLQREGREEKMQKKAEKQSKKD; via the coding sequence ATGGTATTCGACAAATTAGCCAATATAGTCACTAAAAGATACAAGCTCATCATCGTGATCTGGGTCATCGCCCTATTGGCCAGCGTCCCAGCCATGATGTCCCTCAACGACGTGGTCAGTTACAGCTCTAACATGGCGTCCGGTGAGGACACCAGCGAGTCCGGCCTCGCCGCGAACATCATCGCGGAGAACTTCCAAAGTTCCGTTTCCAACAGCACCCTTATCATCGTGCTGCAATCGGATGACATGACCGGGACTGACGCCCGGGACTACGTCATCGAGCTGCAGCAGAATTTGGAGAGCGCGGACCTTCCCTATCTCGAGAGCACTTCCTCGATATACTCCTACGCGGGCCAGATCATATACATGACCGTCACCACGCTCGGGCCGGAGATGTACTCCGCCGAGACCCAGGTGAACCAGAGTGCCTTCCTGCTGTGGGGCATCCCGGCCCTCCATGTTCAAAACTGGGCGGGATATTACGCTACCGACTCTAACGAGACGAACGCCTCCGCCTACGCCTACTCGGCCACCATGGGCACGCTGAGTTCCTACCTGGTCGGCGCGGACGCTAACACCTCGGCCCTGACCTACGGTTACTACGGGGCCTTCGCAGCCACCTGGAACTACACTGCAAGCAACATTTCATTGGTAACCGATCCGGCGGTCCGCGGCGCGTACTGCGTCGGTTCGGTCGCCCCTACCTTCATCAACAGCCTGCCACTGGAGGAATCCAGCAAGCAGGTTATGACCTCCGTCCTGGGCTCTTTCAACATGGGGAACTTCAACAACCAGACGGTGGTGCACGCCTTCACTTTGGGCATGATCACCAACATGGCCGGCGTTAGCAACATGACCTTCCTGCAGGAGGTCTACGACCTGGGCCCCACGTACAACCCGATCGACGTATACTTCTACGTCCTTTCGCTGCTCAGCACTGGCACCCTGGACACCTACCCGGTGGCCATGCCTGACCAGCTGATCAGCGGCTTTATCTCCCCCAACAATCGGACCATGCTGATGATGCTGTCCTTCAGCGTCAGCGCGTCCTTCATCTCCGAGGACGGCAGCTTTTCCACGACCGACGTGGTGCCCGAAGTTCGGGACATCCTCGACGAGGCCAAGGAGGACACCGGCTACGAAGTGACCACCTACGTTACCGGCGAGGCCGCCATATCCGCTGATATGAAGGAGGACTCCGGCAAGGACATGTCCCTGATCGAACCAATCACCATCATCGTGATATTGGTCCTGATGGGCTATCTGTTCCGCACAGTTGTCGGGCAGTTCCTGCCTTTGGGCGCGGTGGGCGTCACCATTGGCGTTAGTGAGGCTATGGTGTTCATCTTGGCGTCCACGATATTTGACGTCAACTACATGATCTCCACTATCTTGTTCGCCCTGCTGATGGGCGTGGGTACGGACTACTCCATCTTCATCGTCACGCGCTACCGGGAGGAGCGCATAAAGGGTGCGAACCGGGAAGAGGCCGTGCATACCTCGCTGACCTGGGCCGGAGAATCGGTCGCTACTAGTGCCTCCACGGTCATCATCGCCTTTTTGGCCATGGCCACCGCAAAATTCGCCTTCGTGCAGACCATGGGCCTAGTCATGGCCGGTGCCATAATCATCGCTCTCCTGGTGGCCCTGACCCTGATCCCGTCCATCCTGATGCTCGTGGGAAACAAGATATTCTGGCCCACGACCGGGAAGAGGTGGGAGAAATACGCCACCAAGTTCATGGAGAAGAAGAAGGCCGGGAATCATGGCTACTTCCACAAGGCGGCCACGTTCTCGGTGAATCACGCCAAGGTGGTGCTGATAGCGGCCATACTGGTCACCGTTCCCACCACCTATCTGTTCGTGACCACGGAGACCTCCTTCGATTTCATCGGAGCCATGGGTGACTCGGAGAGCATCGGGGGTATGAGGACCTTGACCGACGATTTCGGGGCCGGCTCCATCACGCCCACCCAGATCGTTGTCACCGGTGAAACGGTGATCTACGACGGCACGACCTTCAATTATGCCTATCTGGACGCATTGAATAACGTCACTGCGACCATCGCCGCGCAGTCAGAGGTGCAGAAGGTTACGGGCATCACCTACCCCTACGGCGAACCTATCGACTACCGCAACCTGACCTACCTGCCCGACGAGGAGAGGGCACAGGTAATGTCCAGCATGCTCTCCTGCATGGGCAAAGACAACAAGAGCATGCTGCTGACGGTGATACTGGTCGACCAGCCGCAGAGCGCCGGGTCGGTGAAGTTCATGCATGAACTGAGGGGCGAGATGGCTGATGCGAAGGACCAGGAACCGCTATTGGCCGATTCGCAGATATTGGTAGGCGGAACGACCGCTGCGCTGTACGATACGAGCCAGAGCACCTCCGCCCAGTTCACCAACATCGAGATACTGGTGATCATTGGCATCTTCGTAGTGCTGATGATCGTGCTCGGTTCCATACTGCTGCCGACCTTCGCCGTGATCTCGATAGCTATGAGCATCACCTGGGCCTTCGCCCTGACGAACTTTGTGTTCGGGACCCTCATGGGACTGCCGGTCCTGTGGCTCATCCCGCTCATTCTATTCGTCATGCTGATGGGCATAGGCATTGACTATAATGTGTTCATCCTGACCCGCATCAGGGAGGAGTATCACAAGGGTAAGGACACCAAGCAGGCCGTGGTGGACGCGGTGGATTGGACCGGCGGCATCATCACCGCCCTGGCGCTGATAATGGTCGGTGCATTCGGGTCCATGATGCTGTCCAGCAACGCCATGCTGCAGGAATTCGGTTTCGCCCTTTCGGTGGCCGTGCTTCTCGATGCCATGATCGTCAGGACCTACATCGTTCCGGCCGGTCTGGCTGTCATGGGCAAGAAGGCCTGGTGGGCCCCGGGCAGGCTGCAGAGGGAAGGTCGCGAGGAGAAGATGCAGAAGAAGGCGGAAAAGCAGTCCAAGAAGGATTGA
- a CDS encoding SemiSWEET transporter, giving the protein MDPSVLLGLTAGFITTIGFVPQIVKGLKTGSMKDVSLTMPLVLIGGMSMWLVYGLMISDLPIVLWNSVSVLLNVALVILKVRSI; this is encoded by the coding sequence ATGGACCCATCAGTGCTCCTCGGGCTGACCGCCGGTTTCATCACCACCATAGGATTCGTCCCTCAGATAGTAAAAGGGTTGAAGACCGGGAGCATGAAGGACGTCTCCTTGACCATGCCATTGGTCCTGATAGGCGGCATGTCCATGTGGTTGGTTTACGGTCTAATGATTAGTGATTTGCCAATCGTTCTCTGGAACTCAGTGTCCGTTCTACTCAACGTGGCGCTCGTGATCCTAAAGGTCCGCAGCATCTGA
- a CDS encoding metalloregulator ArsR/SmtB family transcription factor codes for MAGQYESRSEDRDGALPPEVAAGLKEAGGRDRLQASLPDEKTMKMIAERHQALSDPVRISIIYLLGGSELCPCVLKDLTGLSDSKLSYHLSILEKAGMIVWRQNKNWRVYGLTDLGKASIS; via the coding sequence GGACGGTGCCTTACCTCCGGAGGTGGCCGCCGGCCTGAAGGAGGCCGGAGGTCGAGATAGGCTCCAGGCCAGCCTGCCGGATGAAAAGACCATGAAGATGATTGCGGAGAGACATCAGGCCTTATCTGATCCGGTCCGGATATCGATCATATACCTTCTGGGCGGGAGCGAGCTCTGCCCTTGCGTTTTGAAGGACCTCACCGGTCTCAGCGATTCTAAACTCTCTTACCACCTTAGCATATTGGAGAAGGCTGGAATGATAGTCTGGCGGCAGAACAAGAACTGGCGGGTCTACGGCCTGACCGATTTGGGAAAGGCTTCCATATCTTGA